From one Felis catus isolate Fca126 chromosome E2, F.catus_Fca126_mat1.0, whole genome shotgun sequence genomic stretch:
- the PPM1N gene encoding probable protein phosphatase 1N isoform X1 has translation MAAFARLLECLLWSARKEQEAEEEEEEGRRTHDGPRSLLDAPRCFQRPHGGAAASWGLRFGASAVQGWRAHMEDAHCAWLALPGLPPGWAFFAVLDGHGGARAALFGARHLPGHVFEALGTAPDEPEGVRGALRRAFLNADARLRALWPRGEPGGSTAVALLVSPRFLYLAHCGDSRAMLSRAGAVAFSTEDHRPLRPRERERIHNAGGTIRRRRLEGSLAVSRALGDFAYKEAPGRPPELQLVSAEPEVTALARQAEDEFMLLASDGVWDAMSGAALARLVASRLCLGLAPELLCAQLLDTCLCKGSLDNMTCVLVCFPGAPRPCEEAIRKELALDAALGRRVSGAPQPEHGFQDSGLRRHPRFTSWGRALLQVSRDAVRWNGGMGYQKEDPHLRVSLCSPGSLSLLKLILGSARPQEGAGRKQQQQQHYLSSHLANMDWVPAVCKTRFTAITQAEPLRFPPLTDPPTSVWEDSEQEN, from the exons ATGGCGGCCTTTGCCCGCCTGCTGGAATGTCTCCTTTGGTCAGCTCGCAAAGAacaggaggcagaagaggaggaggaggagggacggaGGACTCACGACGGGCCTCGGTCGCTCCTGGACGCGCCGCGATGCTTCCAGCGGCCACACGGGGGTGCGGCCGCGTCTTGGGGACTGCGCTTTGGGGCGAGCGCTGTGCAGGGCTGGCGCGCGCACATGGAGGACGCGCACTGCGCTTGGCTCGCTCTGCCCGGGCTACCCCCAGGCTGGGCTTTCTTCGCGGTCCTCGATGGCCACGGCGGGGCGCGAGCCGCCCTCTTCGGCGCGCGCCACCTGCCTGGCCACGTGTTTGAGGCGCTGGGCACCGCGCCCGACGAGCCCGAGGGAGTGCGCGGGGCGCTGCGTCGAGCCTTCCTGAACGCAGACGCACGCCTGCGTGCGCTCTGGCCTCGTGGCGAGCCGGGGGGCTCCACCGCCGTGGCGTTGCTCGTCTCCCCGCGTTTTCTGTACCTGGCGCACTGTGGTGACTCCCGAGCGATGCTGAGTCGCGCCGGCGCTGTGGCCTTCAGCACCGAGGACCATCGGCCTCTCCGGCCTCGGGAACGCGAGCGCATCCACAACGCGGGAGGCACCATCCGCCGCCGGCGCCTCGAAGGCTCTCTGGCGGTATCCCGGGCACTGGGCGACTTTGCTTACAAAGAGGCTCCGGGAAGGCCTCCTGAGCTGCAACTCGTTTCCGCGGAGCCTGAGGTGACCGCCCTGGCTCGCCAGGCCGAGGACGAGTTCATGCTATTGGCCTCTGACGGTGTGTGGGACGCGATGTCTGGCGCTGCCCTGGCGAGACTGGTGGCATCGCGCCTCTGCCTGGGCCTGGCCCCGGAACTTCTCTGCGCGCAGCTATTGGACACGTGTCTCTGCAAG GGCAGCTTGGACAACATGACCTGCGTCCTGGTCTGCTTCCCCGGGGCCCCCAGACCTTGTGAGGAGGCAATCAGGAAGGAGCTAGCGCTGGACGCAGCCCTGGGCCGCAGGGTCTCTG GAGCCCCCCAGCCTGAACACGGTTTTCAGGACTCTGGCCTCAGAAGACATCCCAGATTTACCTCCTGGGGGAGGGCTCTACTGCAAGTGAGTCGGGATGCGGTGAGGTGGAATGGGGGGATGGGGTACCAGAAGGAGGATCCCCACCTGAgggtctctctctgctctccagggTCGCTGTCATTGCTGAAGCTTATTCTCGGCTCTGCCAGGCCTCAGGAGGGCGCTGGCAG aaaacaacaacaacaacaacattatcTGTCTTCTCATTTGGCAAATATGGATTGGGTACCTGCTGTGTGCAAGACCCGGTTCACAGCCATCACCCAGGCAGAACCACTGAGATTCCCACCCCTGACGGACCCACCAACTAGTGTGTGGGAAGACAGCGAACAAGAGAATTGA
- the PPM1N gene encoding probable protein phosphatase 1N isoform X3, producing MAAFARLLECLLWSARKEQEAEEEEEEGRRTHDGPRSLLDAPRCFQRPHGGAAASWGLRFGASAVQGWRAHMEDAHCAWLALPGLPPGWAFFAVLDGHGGARAALFGARHLPGHVFEALGTAPDEPEGVRGALRRAFLNADARLRALWPRGEPGGSTAVALLVSPRFLYLAHCGDSRAMLSRAGAVAFSTEDHRPLRPRERERIHNAGGTIRRRRLEGSLAVSRALGDFAYKEAPGRPPELQLVSAEPEVTALARQAEDEFMLLASDGVWDAMSGAALARLVASRLCLGLAPELLCAQLLDTCLCKGSLDNMTCVLVCFPGAPRPCEEAIRKELALDAALGRRVSELYSSAQEPPSLNTVFRTLASEDIPDLPPGGGLYCKVAVIAEAYSRLCQASGGRWQKTTTTTTLSVFSFGKYGLGTCCVQDPVHSHHPGRTTEIPTPDGPTN from the exons ATGGCGGCCTTTGCCCGCCTGCTGGAATGTCTCCTTTGGTCAGCTCGCAAAGAacaggaggcagaagaggaggaggaggagggacggaGGACTCACGACGGGCCTCGGTCGCTCCTGGACGCGCCGCGATGCTTCCAGCGGCCACACGGGGGTGCGGCCGCGTCTTGGGGACTGCGCTTTGGGGCGAGCGCTGTGCAGGGCTGGCGCGCGCACATGGAGGACGCGCACTGCGCTTGGCTCGCTCTGCCCGGGCTACCCCCAGGCTGGGCTTTCTTCGCGGTCCTCGATGGCCACGGCGGGGCGCGAGCCGCCCTCTTCGGCGCGCGCCACCTGCCTGGCCACGTGTTTGAGGCGCTGGGCACCGCGCCCGACGAGCCCGAGGGAGTGCGCGGGGCGCTGCGTCGAGCCTTCCTGAACGCAGACGCACGCCTGCGTGCGCTCTGGCCTCGTGGCGAGCCGGGGGGCTCCACCGCCGTGGCGTTGCTCGTCTCCCCGCGTTTTCTGTACCTGGCGCACTGTGGTGACTCCCGAGCGATGCTGAGTCGCGCCGGCGCTGTGGCCTTCAGCACCGAGGACCATCGGCCTCTCCGGCCTCGGGAACGCGAGCGCATCCACAACGCGGGAGGCACCATCCGCCGCCGGCGCCTCGAAGGCTCTCTGGCGGTATCCCGGGCACTGGGCGACTTTGCTTACAAAGAGGCTCCGGGAAGGCCTCCTGAGCTGCAACTCGTTTCCGCGGAGCCTGAGGTGACCGCCCTGGCTCGCCAGGCCGAGGACGAGTTCATGCTATTGGCCTCTGACGGTGTGTGGGACGCGATGTCTGGCGCTGCCCTGGCGAGACTGGTGGCATCGCGCCTCTGCCTGGGCCTGGCCCCGGAACTTCTCTGCGCGCAGCTATTGGACACGTGTCTCTGCAAG GGCAGCTTGGACAACATGACCTGCGTCCTGGTCTGCTTCCCCGGGGCCCCCAGACCTTGTGAGGAGGCAATCAGGAAGGAGCTAGCGCTGGACGCAGCCCTGGGCCGCAGGGTCTCTG AGCTGTATTCCTCGGCTCAGGAGCCCCCCAGCCTGAACACGGTTTTCAGGACTCTGGCCTCAGAAGACATCCCAGATTTACCTCCTGGGGGAGGGCTCTACTGCAA ggTCGCTGTCATTGCTGAAGCTTATTCTCGGCTCTGCCAGGCCTCAGGAGGGCGCTGGCAG aaaacaacaacaacaacaacattatcTGTCTTCTCATTTGGCAAATATGGATTGGGTACCTGCTGTGTGCAAGACCCGGTTCACAGCCATCACCCAGGCAGAACCACTGAGATTCCCACCCCTGACGGACCCACCAACTAG
- the PPM1N gene encoding probable protein phosphatase 1N isoform X2 has protein sequence MAAFARLLECLLWSARKEQEAEEEEEEGRRTHDGPRSLLDAPRCFQRPHGGAAASWGLRFGASAVQGWRAHMEDAHCAWLALPGLPPGWAFFAVLDGHGGARAALFGARHLPGHVFEALGTAPDEPEGVRGALRRAFLNADARLRALWPRGEPGGSTAVALLVSPRFLYLAHCGDSRAMLSRAGAVAFSTEDHRPLRPRERERIHNAGGTIRRRRLEGSLAVSRALGDFAYKEAPGRPPELQLVSAEPEVTALARQAEDEFMLLASDGVWDAMSGAALARLVASRLCLGLAPELLCAQLLDTCLCKGSLDNMTCVLVCFPGAPRPCEEAIRKELALDAALGRRVSGAPQPEHGFQDSGLRRHPRFTSWGRALLQVSRDAVRWNGGMGYQKEDPHLRVSLCSPGSLSLLKLILGSARPQEGAGRRAQMGPENPLAPIQTLPWTWRPDSCCPLGILCHLGPQGH, from the exons ATGGCGGCCTTTGCCCGCCTGCTGGAATGTCTCCTTTGGTCAGCTCGCAAAGAacaggaggcagaagaggaggaggaggagggacggaGGACTCACGACGGGCCTCGGTCGCTCCTGGACGCGCCGCGATGCTTCCAGCGGCCACACGGGGGTGCGGCCGCGTCTTGGGGACTGCGCTTTGGGGCGAGCGCTGTGCAGGGCTGGCGCGCGCACATGGAGGACGCGCACTGCGCTTGGCTCGCTCTGCCCGGGCTACCCCCAGGCTGGGCTTTCTTCGCGGTCCTCGATGGCCACGGCGGGGCGCGAGCCGCCCTCTTCGGCGCGCGCCACCTGCCTGGCCACGTGTTTGAGGCGCTGGGCACCGCGCCCGACGAGCCCGAGGGAGTGCGCGGGGCGCTGCGTCGAGCCTTCCTGAACGCAGACGCACGCCTGCGTGCGCTCTGGCCTCGTGGCGAGCCGGGGGGCTCCACCGCCGTGGCGTTGCTCGTCTCCCCGCGTTTTCTGTACCTGGCGCACTGTGGTGACTCCCGAGCGATGCTGAGTCGCGCCGGCGCTGTGGCCTTCAGCACCGAGGACCATCGGCCTCTCCGGCCTCGGGAACGCGAGCGCATCCACAACGCGGGAGGCACCATCCGCCGCCGGCGCCTCGAAGGCTCTCTGGCGGTATCCCGGGCACTGGGCGACTTTGCTTACAAAGAGGCTCCGGGAAGGCCTCCTGAGCTGCAACTCGTTTCCGCGGAGCCTGAGGTGACCGCCCTGGCTCGCCAGGCCGAGGACGAGTTCATGCTATTGGCCTCTGACGGTGTGTGGGACGCGATGTCTGGCGCTGCCCTGGCGAGACTGGTGGCATCGCGCCTCTGCCTGGGCCTGGCCCCGGAACTTCTCTGCGCGCAGCTATTGGACACGTGTCTCTGCAAG GGCAGCTTGGACAACATGACCTGCGTCCTGGTCTGCTTCCCCGGGGCCCCCAGACCTTGTGAGGAGGCAATCAGGAAGGAGCTAGCGCTGGACGCAGCCCTGGGCCGCAGGGTCTCTG GAGCCCCCCAGCCTGAACACGGTTTTCAGGACTCTGGCCTCAGAAGACATCCCAGATTTACCTCCTGGGGGAGGGCTCTACTGCAAGTGAGTCGGGATGCGGTGAGGTGGAATGGGGGGATGGGGTACCAGAAGGAGGATCCCCACCTGAgggtctctctctgctctccagggTCGCTGTCATTGCTGAAGCTTATTCTCGGCTCTGCCAGGCCTCAGGAGGGCGCTGGCAG AAGGGCCCAAATGGGGCCAGAAAACCCACTGGCACCCATTCAAACTCTTCCTTGGACTTGGAGGCCTGACAGCTGTTGCCCTCTGGGGATCCTCTGCCACTTGGGGCCTCAAGGTCACTAA
- the PPM1N gene encoding probable protein phosphatase 1N isoform X4, whose translation MAAFARLLECLLWSARKEQEAEEEEEEGRRTHDGPRSLLDAPRCFQRPHGGAAASWGLRFGASAVQGWRAHMEDAHCAWLALPGLPPGWAFFAVLDGHGGARAALFGARHLPGHVFEALGTAPDEPEGVRGALRRAFLNADARLRALWPRGEPGGSTAVALLVSPRFLYLAHCGDSRAMLSRAGAVAFSTEDHRPLRPRERERIHNAGGTIRRRRLEGSLAVSRALGDFAYKEAPGRPPELQLVSAEPEVTALARQAEDEFMLLASDGVWDAMSGAALARLVASRLCLGLAPELLCAQLLDTCLCKGSLDNMTCVLVCFPGAPRPCEEAIRKELALDAALGRRVSELYSSAQEPPSLNTVFRTLASEDIPDLPPGGGLYCKVAVIAEAYSRLCQASGGRWQKGPNGARKPTGTHSNSSLDLEA comes from the exons ATGGCGGCCTTTGCCCGCCTGCTGGAATGTCTCCTTTGGTCAGCTCGCAAAGAacaggaggcagaagaggaggaggaggagggacggaGGACTCACGACGGGCCTCGGTCGCTCCTGGACGCGCCGCGATGCTTCCAGCGGCCACACGGGGGTGCGGCCGCGTCTTGGGGACTGCGCTTTGGGGCGAGCGCTGTGCAGGGCTGGCGCGCGCACATGGAGGACGCGCACTGCGCTTGGCTCGCTCTGCCCGGGCTACCCCCAGGCTGGGCTTTCTTCGCGGTCCTCGATGGCCACGGCGGGGCGCGAGCCGCCCTCTTCGGCGCGCGCCACCTGCCTGGCCACGTGTTTGAGGCGCTGGGCACCGCGCCCGACGAGCCCGAGGGAGTGCGCGGGGCGCTGCGTCGAGCCTTCCTGAACGCAGACGCACGCCTGCGTGCGCTCTGGCCTCGTGGCGAGCCGGGGGGCTCCACCGCCGTGGCGTTGCTCGTCTCCCCGCGTTTTCTGTACCTGGCGCACTGTGGTGACTCCCGAGCGATGCTGAGTCGCGCCGGCGCTGTGGCCTTCAGCACCGAGGACCATCGGCCTCTCCGGCCTCGGGAACGCGAGCGCATCCACAACGCGGGAGGCACCATCCGCCGCCGGCGCCTCGAAGGCTCTCTGGCGGTATCCCGGGCACTGGGCGACTTTGCTTACAAAGAGGCTCCGGGAAGGCCTCCTGAGCTGCAACTCGTTTCCGCGGAGCCTGAGGTGACCGCCCTGGCTCGCCAGGCCGAGGACGAGTTCATGCTATTGGCCTCTGACGGTGTGTGGGACGCGATGTCTGGCGCTGCCCTGGCGAGACTGGTGGCATCGCGCCTCTGCCTGGGCCTGGCCCCGGAACTTCTCTGCGCGCAGCTATTGGACACGTGTCTCTGCAAG GGCAGCTTGGACAACATGACCTGCGTCCTGGTCTGCTTCCCCGGGGCCCCCAGACCTTGTGAGGAGGCAATCAGGAAGGAGCTAGCGCTGGACGCAGCCCTGGGCCGCAGGGTCTCTG AGCTGTATTCCTCGGCTCAGGAGCCCCCCAGCCTGAACACGGTTTTCAGGACTCTGGCCTCAGAAGACATCCCAGATTTACCTCCTGGGGGAGGGCTCTACTGCAA ggTCGCTGTCATTGCTGAAGCTTATTCTCGGCTCTGCCAGGCCTCAGGAGGGCGCTGGCAG AAGGGCCCAAATGGGGCCAGAAAACCCACTGGCACCCATTCAAACTCTTCCTTGGACTTGGAGGCCTGA
- the PPM1N gene encoding probable protein phosphatase 1N isoform X5, whose translation MAAFARLLECLLWSARKEQEAEEEEEEGRRTHDGPRSLLDAPRCFQRPHGGAAASWGLRFGASAVQGWRAHMEDAHCAWLALPGLPPGWAFFAVLDGHGGARAALFGARHLPGHVFEALGTAPDEPEGVRGALRRAFLNADARLRALWPRGEPGGSTAVALLVSPRFLYLAHCGDSRAMLSRAGAVAFSTEDHRPLRPRERERIHNAGGTIRRRRLEGSLAVSRALGDFAYKEAPGRPPELQLVSAEPEVTALARQAEDEFMLLASDGVWDAMSGAALARLVASRLCLGLAPELLCAQLLDTCLCKGSLDNMTCVLVCFPGAPRPCEEAIRKELALDAALGRRVSGAPQPEHGFQDSGLRRHPRFTSWGRALLQGRCHC comes from the exons ATGGCGGCCTTTGCCCGCCTGCTGGAATGTCTCCTTTGGTCAGCTCGCAAAGAacaggaggcagaagaggaggaggaggagggacggaGGACTCACGACGGGCCTCGGTCGCTCCTGGACGCGCCGCGATGCTTCCAGCGGCCACACGGGGGTGCGGCCGCGTCTTGGGGACTGCGCTTTGGGGCGAGCGCTGTGCAGGGCTGGCGCGCGCACATGGAGGACGCGCACTGCGCTTGGCTCGCTCTGCCCGGGCTACCCCCAGGCTGGGCTTTCTTCGCGGTCCTCGATGGCCACGGCGGGGCGCGAGCCGCCCTCTTCGGCGCGCGCCACCTGCCTGGCCACGTGTTTGAGGCGCTGGGCACCGCGCCCGACGAGCCCGAGGGAGTGCGCGGGGCGCTGCGTCGAGCCTTCCTGAACGCAGACGCACGCCTGCGTGCGCTCTGGCCTCGTGGCGAGCCGGGGGGCTCCACCGCCGTGGCGTTGCTCGTCTCCCCGCGTTTTCTGTACCTGGCGCACTGTGGTGACTCCCGAGCGATGCTGAGTCGCGCCGGCGCTGTGGCCTTCAGCACCGAGGACCATCGGCCTCTCCGGCCTCGGGAACGCGAGCGCATCCACAACGCGGGAGGCACCATCCGCCGCCGGCGCCTCGAAGGCTCTCTGGCGGTATCCCGGGCACTGGGCGACTTTGCTTACAAAGAGGCTCCGGGAAGGCCTCCTGAGCTGCAACTCGTTTCCGCGGAGCCTGAGGTGACCGCCCTGGCTCGCCAGGCCGAGGACGAGTTCATGCTATTGGCCTCTGACGGTGTGTGGGACGCGATGTCTGGCGCTGCCCTGGCGAGACTGGTGGCATCGCGCCTCTGCCTGGGCCTGGCCCCGGAACTTCTCTGCGCGCAGCTATTGGACACGTGTCTCTGCAAG GGCAGCTTGGACAACATGACCTGCGTCCTGGTCTGCTTCCCCGGGGCCCCCAGACCTTGTGAGGAGGCAATCAGGAAGGAGCTAGCGCTGGACGCAGCCCTGGGCCGCAGGGTCTCTG GAGCCCCCCAGCCTGAACACGGTTTTCAGGACTCTGGCCTCAGAAGACATCCCAGATTTACCTCCTGGGGGAGGGCTCTACTGCAA ggTCGCTGTCATTGCTGA